In Helianthus annuus cultivar XRQ/B chromosome 3, HanXRQr2.0-SUNRISE, whole genome shotgun sequence, a single window of DNA contains:
- the LOC110869682 gene encoding uncharacterized protein LOC110869682, with the protein MPSPRTIKEMQRLAGRLAALNRFLSNHTAKSYPFISTLRNCVKKQEFKWTPKAETAFQQMKECLIKLPTLTAPFEKEPLILYLSSSDKAVGSVLLVERNGVQTPIYYVSRVLTDPETRYSTMEKHDIAKTRDIWAVSKVGDRAGGHNILYRPRPAIKGQVLADFLTEVPVEKIKDCEIVETPVKDTSNELWLLYTDGASNKDGAGAGLRLVSPEKHEFTYAIKLDFKNTNNEAEYEAFLAGLRLAIKMGAQNLQAHVDSLLIASQINGLYDAKGEVMALYLDQAKELLQQFKSYKVVHINRSENKPTDALSKLASTSFQHLAKDVRIKVLKHPSVLLRQVNVIEVGQASWMTPIIQYLQEGILSESKAEARKIQNKSLHYEMNGGILYRKSFLGPLLRCVDPQDANYLIREIHEGVCGIHAGPRMVVAKIMNAGYYWPGMHVDALKELRKCDSCQRHSPKTLRPKTILSRFGLPLKIVTDNGTNFASEDLQKWMKEMKIEHTLSSVAHPQGNGQVESVNKSIIEGIKARLGTKRRGWVDELPSILWAYRTMPKTSTGETPFSLVYGSEAVIPSEVGLPSPRLTAVYTVDNEAERHIDLDLLEERREIARIKEAKYKTQLEMRTCLQRQ; encoded by the exons ATGCCGTCACCACGAACAATcaaagaaatgcaacgactagccggccgtCTGGCCGCGCTCAATCGATTTCTGTCAAACCACACTGCAAAATCGTATCCTTTTATCAGCACCCTGCGCAATTGTGTAAAGAAACAAGAGTTCAAGTGGACGCCCAAAGCAGAAACCGCATTTCAGCAGATGAAAGAATGTTTGATAAAGCTCCCTACTTTGACTGCGCCATTCGAGAAAGAACCACTCATACTGTACTTGTCTTCttcggataaggcagtagggtcggTATTGCTTGTGGAAAGAAATGGAGTGCAGACTCCAATTTATTACGTCAGTAGGGTGCTTACTGATCCAGAAACGAGATATTCAACAATGGAAAA GCACGATATTGCAAAAACCAGAGACATCTGGGCGGTTAGCAAAGTGGGCGATCGAGCTGGGGGCCATAACATCTTGTacaggccgcgcccagccatcaAGGGTCAAGTTCTGGCGGACTTCCTCACAGAAGTACCAGTGGAAAAAATCAAGGATTGTGAGATTGTTGAGACTCCCGTAAAAGACACGTCAAACGAGTTATGGTTGCTATACACTGATGGGGCCTCAAACAAAGATGGCGCAGGAGCCGGGTTGCGCCTTGTGAGCCCCGAGAAGCATGAATTTACATACGCCATCAAGTTGGATTTCAAGAACACCAACAATGAGGCGGAATATGAGGCATTCTTGGCAGGCTTGCGCCTCGCCATAAAAATGGGAGCTCAAAATCTACAAGCGCACGTTGATTCACTCTTGATCGCCAGCCAAATTAACGGTCTATACGATGCAAAGGGTGAAGTTATGGCCCTGTATTTAGATCAAGCAAAAGAGTTGCTTCAACAGTTCAAATCTTACAAGGTAGTTCACATCAACCGCTCCGAGAACAAACCAACAGACGCCTTAAGCAAGCTCGCTTCAACTTCCTTTCAACATCTCGCCAAGGATGTAAGGATTAAAGTACTCAAACATCCATCGGTTCTGCTGCGCCAGGTAAATGTGATCGAAGTAGGGCAGGCATCTTGGATGACCCCTATAATTCAATATCTGCAAGAAGGAATACTCTCGGAGAGCAAAGCAGAGGCAAGGAAAATTCAAAACAAGTCCCTGCATTATGAGATGAATGgtggtatcttataccgaaagtcCTTCTTGGGGCCCTTAttgcgctgtgtggacccccaagACGCGAATTACTTGATTAGGGAGATTCACGAAGGGGTCTGTGGCATCCATGCAGGCCCACgcatggttgtcgcgaagattATGAACGCTGGATATTACTGGCCAGGGATGCACGTCGACGCCCTGAAGGAGTTGCGCAAATGCGACTCCTGTCAGCGACATTCTCCAAAAACCCTGCGCCCAAAAACGATCTTATCTCG ATTTGGCCTCCCACTCAAAATCGTCACAGACAACGGTACCAATTTTGCTTCCGAAGATCTTCAAAAATGGATGAAAGAAATGAAGATTGAGCACACACTCTCCTCCGTTGCGCATCCTCAAGGCAATGGTCAGGTTGAAAGTGTCAACAAGAGTATCATCGAAGGGATAAAAGCCCGACTGGGCACAAAGAGAAGAGGttgggtagatgagctcccaagcatcctgTGGGCTTATCGAACCATGCCGAAAACAAGTACTGGCGAAACTCCTTTTAGCCTAGTCTACGGCTCGGAGGCAGTTATCCCGTCTGAAGTTGGACTCCCCTCACCGCGCTTGACAGCAGTCTACACGGTCGATAACGAAGCAGAGCGCCATATCGACTTAGATCTACTGGAAGAAAGACGCGAAATTGCGCGAATTAAAGAAGCTAAGTACAAGACACAGCTGGAAAT GAGAACATGTCTTCAGAGACAATGA